The Carassius carassius chromosome 5, fCarCar2.1, whole genome shotgun sequence DNA window TATATCTGAACTACCAGCAGTTTGTATTTTAAGGTCATGTGCTTAGTGCTTATGAATCATGGAGTTTTGTCTTCATAATTATTTACTTTCTTCCCTCAAGGACAAAGATTTAAGtaattttctgtatatttttttccttcaagTCTATCGTGAGGATGTAAACGCTCCTCAGAGACGACACAGAGAAGAACCCAAAGTCAAGCCACTACGAGTAGGAGACATTGAGAAGCCAGTACCTGAGCGTAAGATCATAATATCTTATTTTGCTAAAAAGAACACATAGAACTGCATTTGTTGgatttatattaatgtttaaacCTCTTCTCATTCTCCAGCTTCACCACCCAATTACCGCAAGAGGCCGAATAATGAGAAGGCCACAGATGACTACCACTATGAGAGATTCAAGAAGATGAACCGACGATACTAATCCTCCACCTTCGCTACACAGTCACCTAGTCagacacttgtttttttttcctgtagttTTTTTCCTGTAGAATTAgagatgtaaatattttttactgaattaaaaaatgtgttCATAGTTACATGAAGtcataaacattttacaaaaaaaaaaactccccccAAAACATTGGTCATCTTTGCTAACTTTGTTTGCtaacattttgttttcataataaTGTACCGTTCACCATGTTAATACATTATAATGTGTGTTTCAGCTTGTGCAACAGTCTAGAATTGATTTATCACTTTATATGAATGAAACGTCATTGTTTTATTAAAGGTTATTTTTATTCTACAGACTTTGCTAATGAAATAAAGTAATATTACAACCTCTATTAGAGTTACAACATATTTCCTTTCCTCTTAGTTTTTGCTTGGATGTCTTTTAATTACCTAAAATGGAAAGGTTTTCCTAAGGTAGCacagcaataaaaatatataaatgtaaataaaaataaaaaaaaccttttgcgtTCCTTGGCAGTCACATTTGGAAGAACATTACAGTGCACATATATTATGAAACATACAATGAAATTTTACAACTTGTTTTGTTACTTAAATAGAGGAGCTAGATTTACTCCAAATGTATGCAGAAAAGTCTGTAATTTTAATATCCAAAACACCACTTGCTTGAAGTTGTTAACCTAACTTGTATCTTTTGCACAACTACAATGAAAGTATAGCATAGTTGTAATTCTACTCCAAGAGACATTACATTTAGCCAATAAACAGACTCAAAGACAAACACTTCTTTATTCCAATGTAGCAAGTTACCCAACTAAAATACTATAATAGAAATGTTCTCAGCATTAATTCAGTGTCACTTTTGCAGGACAAAATCACAATTAATTCAAGTAGTAGACTAGATTTGCAGTCTGCAGCTGGAGGTTTAAGATGGAGCTTATTATAATGGCAAATCGCTTAAATGTGTAATCTTGTCAACTTGTCAATGAAGGGGGCCACCGGTATTTCATGACTGCTCACTAGTGCTGCTGCCGTGGCTGTTTAAGTTACACTGTATGGACTCCTGGGTCCCCAAGTGGTCTGTTTCCTCTGGGTTGGCACACgaggggtcagaggtcatctCAGGGGACCCCCAAATGTCCTGCCGATGAAAGGCCTCACAAAGTGGCAACTCAACACCATCCCACTGTCCACAGCTAGAaatgttatacacacacacacgttacacaAAAACTTACATTTCTTCTGTCCACTTCTGCCTAAAAACACCCAATAATCCATTAGGAGTATGTATGAATAATGCTgaacattcattcactcattacaAAACAAACTCACACAACATATGAAGAAACTGGGAAAGAAAGCACAAGCAGGGAAAGGAAGTTGTGAAAAGCATTGCTACCGACATGTCTGGAACCGTGTGGTCACATGACATTACTCTTCTGTTTGCTGTCTATACATTGAACAGATAAGTGTAGAGTCTAATAATAAAACTGCTCAACAGATGAAAAGCAAAAGGCTGTAAGCAGTAGAGAATTTAGATTATGCACTCAGCAGAGGCAGAAGATAAATTCCAAATCAGAAGGGAGCAAATAATAGATCAGACACTAAATGTGCTCTATTTTATCTCTGGTTTATTTATGAAATTTGAAATGACCAGTTGGTTTGTGAAAAAAACTGACAAATATTCtgacatatttatatattctgacATAACAGGTACTAATGTGACCAACACTGTTTCTACTTAAAATGTCACCacaaagaaaaaacacagacTAGTGCAATTTCAAACACTTCATAAatgataaatattacattttgaacaGGACACATATGCCACTGAAAGCCAAATATTTTCCCAGTTTACACAAAACTTTGATTGATTtaacagagagaagaaaaaaaatccctgcATTTATGGTTACTGTATATAGTGAAAACTCCCCCCCCCAAAAACCTGTTTCTTGAATGATTTTCTTCCCCTAAGCtaattgatatgattctttaaagtaatttttacaaTACGCACAGAACCCTACACTCTTTTTCCAAAAATTCTAAAGTGCTTTGAATTTTGCTGCTCATCATTGAGTAAAGGCATCAAAATTAATGTGCTCAGTCTAATATCAAATTTAGATTCACAtgtacatttttctttaaaaatgtagatTATTTCCAGAATTATTTCCAAAATGTCTCTTCTCATATAACTACTAATCTTTATACTGGTGTGCTTCGAAGACAGCATGAATAGAtttaaaatctctgaatatcatAACCTCTATTAAAATTAAACCCAAACAGCACCTCTAACAAGACTACCATATGTACACATCCTAATTGCAAGTAAATCTTCTAAAACATAATCATTTAAGGCACCTGGATGGGAAATATTTACATGCACTTTTGCATAACAGATGGGTTTTCTTGTGCAAAATCAGTTATACTGAAAGTGCTTGATAACGTCTTTGGTGTGACTACAACATGAATGGATATACTGATTTTGCTAAATGTTTGCTATATTATCAGCATAGCAGAAAAATATGTCTGGCTTGTTATAATTATGACAAGATGAATAAAGCACAAGGGCCAAACTGTAACTGAACAGGGTCAAAAGGAGAATGTACTCTTTCATTAGTCTTAAGGCACAATGGTATGATATGACTGTGTATGGAGGACCAAAATGGCATGGTTTAATTCAAACAAATAGCAAACCAACATGCTTAGGCCATGATATTTTAGTAAAATGAAAACCGGTCAGAGCCTATAATTGGTTGTGCAAGTAAAAAATACCTTTGGCTCCATAGATCACCCTGTGTTATGTACTTATGATGCACATATGCATCACATTTGATTAGCAAGGGAAGGCAGATGTGACTGCACACGTTTGGGATCACTGGTCTATTTGTACCTGGAGGAGTAATACTCTTCCTCGAGCTCATACAGGTCGATGGCAATCTCATCACGCAGGGAGATGAGCTTCTTATCGCACTCTTCCTGCAGCGTGCGCAGCTGCTGGTTGCGGAGACTGATGGCCTCGTTGACAGAGGGGAAGTCATTCAGGATGAGGAACTGCTTCAGGTCTGAGACAAGTTTCATGAGAGACTCTCCTGCACGTACCTAAGAcacattaaacatgaaaatgcCATCAAAGTCTAATATGTCTATTCATTATCGTACTATCACTGTAGATCTTACAATGTTGGCAGCTCGAACGTGCATTTCATAGTGATCCTGCTCAGCTTGTGTTGCCCTGGAAACCTGAGTCTCATCTTCCACCTGACAGATGAGATGACCAGGTTATTGTCAAATTATACTGATAATGAATGTCACACGGTCATAGCAAAATGCACACCAACACACCTTTGCCGTTTTGATTATTTCGGTGAAATTGTCTAGAATTGACCTGATGTCATCTTTAAGTCTCTTATTGTAGTTCTGCAGAAGAGTTTCTTTGCTTTGTGGGAGAACTCTCTGTGTGGCCATCACAGCGCTCTTCAGTCACACTTGACTCAGTGCTAAAGGATCACAAACAAGACTTTAATGTTAGAACTGCACTGTTTTCACATGAACAGCTACTAAATACATTTAGTTGACAGCCACTGATTCACTTCTGACCCCTAACTGCAGCCACAGACTTATTTGTAAAAGGTTTTTATTAATACTGGTTGATACTTTATAgcagtgtttcccaatcctggtcctggagaacccccaacactgcacattttagatgtctccctattcaaacacacctgattcaactcatcagtgaAGACTTCAAGACctcaaatgtttgtgtgtgtgtgtgtgtgtgtgtgtgtgtgtcagagtcagataagagagacatcaAAAACGTGCAGTGCCAGTGTTGGGGGGTTCGCCAGGACCAGGATTGGAAACCACTGCTTCATAGTGTAAGTGATTTAGCAATTATTAATAAGGTAACAATTAGTCAGCTTTTATTTCACTCTAACGTTAAAGATTTGTAAACGccgtttttatttgtatatttataaagTCAGTATAAACGTAGCTCGAGATGGCGAAGCAGCTTTTAAGTAACCGCTTGTGAAAATGTCAATTTAACGAAACGTATAAAAGtgaaaacaagaataaaacacTAAGTAATGCGTTTGCGTTAACATTCGACATTTTGCTTTTCTCTCACACGCTAAAACTTTCCTAAACACCGCGTGCGGGTTTATGTTACAACACCCCGCATGAATAATTAATGCAGTTAAACTTTAAATaactgttgttgttattataaattAGTATAAAGTTAATTAAAATTGTTACTCACAGCAATCACTCTTTGAATATCTCTTCAAATAAACATGAGCCTCCCGCATTTGTTCTGTCGCGTACAGATGATGTCACAACCAAATGTCGCGGTAGTTATATTTCCCACAATCCCCTTCTTCTTCCTTTCCGTCTGAACCAACATGGTGAGTGTCCGATGATTTTGACTGTGATGCATTCGCATTTTTAAAATCCTTAGGCATCTTGCTTTGTACTGTGTTCTAGGACTCCTAAAATATCGGGTATATAAAGTAAAGCACCAATGCTTGCTCTCTGAACGAAAATTGCAAcaattaagtatttagatgaagAATTGAGAGAATTTTTGTGAGCTGTGTAGTGTCCACTTACTGTCAGCGCTGACGCCTCGAGATGTGCACCGTTAGACCGTGAGCCGTGAAAGGTTATTATTACCTGTGGGTTTAATACGAACtctcttgaatatatatattttttttaaataggatatttattattatgaaaaaccTGACCATGGGTTTCAACGCGAATGCTAACTTATTAGCGGGCTTGTTTGTAGGCCAAAATGAATTGCCATTGGCCCGCCGGTGTTTATTAAACACATAAGTGTCGCTGTGTTCTACACTATTGCACACCTGTTGGTCAGTTTATAAATTCTATTTGTAATTACTGAAAATCCGTTAAGTACCCTTGTTTATCTGACATGCTAAACCGTTTAAGTTGCTGCAACGCATGTCACACCaagttttttgtatattattatttttaatatatatatatataagtaattttttattattagtagtagtagggTTTTTGTTGGTTTGTGCAATGATGTCTTGAATTTCTTCACCTGAACTCTTTTTGAAGAATACATCTTTTCAAAACTGAGCATTAGCCCCAAAAAACGgttttcttttcatctttctGGTCATTTAGGATGATGAACTCATGAAGTATTGTGCATCTCTCCACAGCCTAAGGGAAAAAAGGGTAAGGGGAAGAAGGTGGCACCAGCCCCTTCAGTGGCCAAGAAGCATGAGGCTAAGAAAGTTGTGAATCCCCTGTTTGAGAAGAGGCCTAAGAACTTTGGCATCGGTGAGTAACAACCAGACCACAGATGAGAATgagattgtcaaaaaaaaaaggtgcaGATGATGTAATTAATATTTGCTATCTTAACAGCATTGCAGACAATCTTCCACCAAGATCGCTGATGCACATTTTGTCTGGAAATCAACTTGCTGTTTGTTGACCGTAATGCACTTTAAAGTCATGCACTTTAATCTCCAGGTCAGGACATCCAGCCAAAGCGGGATCTGACAAGGTTCGTGAAATGGCCACGGTACGTCCGCCTGCAGCGCCAGCGGGCCATTCTCTACAAGCGTTTGAAGGTTCCCCCTGCGATCAACCAGTTCACCCAGGCTCTGGACCGCCAGACCGGTAAGTTGTTCACTCAACTGGAGTCTCTCTTGACTTTCTGGT harbors:
- the LOC132141240 gene encoding mediator of RNA polymerase II transcription subunit 22 isoform X2, with the translated sequence MATQRVLPQSKETLLQNYNKRLKDDIRSILDNFTEIIKTAKVEDETQVSRATQAEQDHYEMHVRAANIVRAGESLMKLVSDLKQFLILNDFPSVNEAISLRNQQLRTLQEECDKKLISLRDEIAIDLYELEEEYYSSRYK
- the LOC132141240 gene encoding mediator of RNA polymerase II transcription subunit 22 isoform X1 yields the protein MATQRVLPQSKETLLQNYNKRLKDDIRSILDNFTEIIKTAKVEDETQVSRATQAEQDHYEMHVRAANIVRAGESLMKLVSDLKQFLILNDFPSVNEAISLRNQQLRTLQEECDKKLISLRDEIAIDLYELEEEYYSSSCGQWDGVELPLCEAFHRQDIWGSPEMTSDPSCANPEETDHLGTQESIQCNLNSHGSSTSEQS